One Succinivibrio dextrinosolvens DNA window includes the following coding sequences:
- the dapB gene encoding 4-hydroxy-tetrahydrodipicolinate reductase — MLKICIVGLGGRMGHALWECCRGLADAKVVCGIDKNRDSLPNGCNVEVVPKVNELTVVPDLIIDFSRPECSMSVLAYAKEHNCAVVLGTTGFDYDQRDKIKDYSKVIPIVMSANFSVGVNILLNLVQKTAAVMADADIEIVEAHHRYKVDAPSGTALAIGEAAAAGRNVNLKDVMVSGRDGITGERIYGSIGFSSIRGGDIVGEHTAMFCSEGERVELGHVATSRQTFARGALRAALWLSGKKPGLYCMNEVLGLDKN, encoded by the coding sequence ATGCTAAAAATTTGTATTGTTGGTCTGGGCGGACGTATGGGCCACGCTTTATGGGAATGCTGTCGTGGTTTAGCTGATGCCAAAGTAGTATGCGGTATCGATAAGAACAGAGATTCTCTTCCAAACGGCTGCAATGTTGAAGTTGTGCCAAAGGTAAATGAGCTGACTGTAGTTCCTGATCTGATTATTGATTTCTCAAGACCAGAGTGTTCAATGTCTGTTTTAGCCTACGCTAAAGAACACAACTGTGCTGTGGTACTTGGTACTACTGGTTTTGATTATGACCAGCGTGACAAGATTAAGGATTACTCAAAGGTAATACCTATTGTTATGTCTGCAAACTTCTCAGTAGGTGTGAATATTCTGTTAAATCTGGTACAGAAGACAGCTGCGGTTATGGCTGATGCCGATATCGAAATTGTTGAGGCTCACCACCGTTATAAGGTTGATGCTCCATCAGGTACTGCTCTTGCTATTGGTGAGGCTGCAGCTGCGGGACGAAATGTAAACCTGAAAGATGTGATGGTTTCTGGTCGTGATGGTATTACTGGTGAGCGTATCTATGGTTCAATCGGTTTCTCTTCAATCCGTGGTGGTGACATTGTCGGTGAGCATACCGCTATGTTCTGTTCAGAAGGTGAGCGCGTTGAATTAGGTCATGTTGCTACCTCAAGACAGACCTTTGCTCGCGGTGCTCTTCGTGCTGCTTTATGGCTAAGTGGTAAAAAGCCTGGTCTGTACTGCATGAACGAAGTTTTAGGTCTGGATAAGAACTAA
- a CDS encoding GNAT family N-acetyltransferase — translation MSEKTTLTLKNKENVTIRWAEIKDARTIVRLELESALYENRAEPITISEAEFTKFWEERLSGDNYKTLLVCGANRLYGFLTFVNEIKLGQVLALYIDPAYMRLGIGSNLMRIAEQMVILKGGKSIEVDVETQNKGGLVFYENLGLKRVGYVNDHLIKMVKEL, via the coding sequence ATGTCAGAGAAAACCACTCTTACCTTAAAGAATAAAGAAAATGTAACCATACGCTGGGCAGAGATTAAGGATGCCAGAACTATTGTCAGGTTGGAGCTAGAATCAGCTCTTTATGAGAATAGAGCCGAGCCGATTACTATTTCTGAAGCTGAATTTACCAAATTCTGGGAAGAACGTTTGAGTGGTGATAACTATAAAACTCTGCTAGTTTGTGGTGCAAACAGGCTCTATGGTTTTTTAACTTTCGTTAACGAAATAAAATTAGGACAGGTACTCGCACTTTATATTGATCCTGCATATATGAGACTGGGTATAGGCTCAAACCTTATGAGAATAGCTGAACAGATGGTTATACTTAAGGGCGGAAAAAGTATAGAAGTGGATGTTGAAACTCAAAACAAAGGTGGACTTGTTTTTTACGAGAATCTCGGCTTGAAGAGAGTCGGCTATGTAAATGACCACCTGATAAAAATGGTAAAGGAGCTATAA
- the recN gene encoding DNA repair protein RecN: MLEQLIVKDFALSAKNTLDFNSGMTCITGETGAGKSLTVDALSLLLGARADANMVRTGAQKAELNAVFSIDRNEPAKKFLKEHELTSEDSSLMLRRVIGSDGKSKAYINDTPCTLAWLKEIGAMLVAIHGQHASIKLIDKSNQLKLVDEFGSLTAKVKSVDEAFNSYNVSRRKLQDLADEQQHGAANYKNLKYELDALNKLDLKEGDYEQISQDYDSLQHQSQAQDAVSLALGVLENEEHNIIDIISARISDLSRVSVYAKDSIEPIIDDLSKAAEHLDLARDALNDLTLKANPELVEELSEKLSKCHEFARRFDVQPKELYKVKDRLEKDLEHFLSLKEQIAELTGNVKKLRDDYEEKCRELSELRLAAAQRMSKEVSSKIKDLAMKDGVFIVNVVRDEDCRPRAGGRDDVEFLFSANLGETPKELGAVASGGELSRLALAIEVLTSSANSTPTLIFDEVDTGISGRTASSVGSLLRQLGQSVQVITVTHLPQVAASANQQFVVNKVQEDANVISKVCKLDTDGRIEEISRMMGGNVVTEATRQSALALLKQSGN; the protein is encoded by the coding sequence ATGCTAGAACAGCTAATAGTTAAAGATTTTGCTTTAAGCGCAAAAAATACTCTGGATTTCAACTCTGGCATGACCTGTATTACAGGTGAAACTGGTGCCGGTAAATCTCTGACTGTGGACGCTCTATCTCTTCTGCTGGGAGCAAGAGCTGATGCCAATATGGTAAGAACAGGTGCTCAGAAGGCAGAACTTAATGCGGTTTTTTCCATAGATAGAAATGAACCGGCAAAGAAATTTTTAAAGGAGCATGAGCTCACATCTGAAGACAGTTCTCTGATGCTTCGCCGAGTAATCGGATCAGATGGAAAATCCAAAGCCTATATCAACGATACTCCATGTACTCTAGCCTGGCTTAAGGAAATTGGAGCAATGCTTGTGGCCATTCATGGTCAGCATGCAAGTATAAAACTTATCGATAAGAGTAATCAGCTGAAGCTTGTGGATGAATTTGGTTCGTTAACAGCAAAGGTTAAGTCTGTTGATGAGGCTTTTAACTCTTATAACGTCAGCCGCAGAAAACTGCAGGATCTGGCCGATGAGCAGCAGCATGGAGCTGCAAACTACAAGAATCTTAAATACGAACTTGATGCGCTAAACAAGCTGGATTTAAAAGAGGGTGACTATGAGCAGATAAGTCAGGATTACGATTCACTGCAACATCAGTCCCAGGCTCAGGATGCTGTATCACTGGCACTTGGTGTACTGGAAAACGAAGAGCATAACATTATTGATATTATTTCTGCCCGTATCTCTGATTTGAGCCGTGTCAGCGTCTATGCAAAAGACAGTATCGAACCTATAATTGACGATCTCTCAAAGGCAGCAGAACATCTTGATCTGGCAAGAGATGCCTTAAATGATCTTACTTTAAAGGCTAATCCTGAACTGGTTGAGGAGCTTTCCGAGAAACTCTCCAAATGTCATGAGTTTGCAAGGCGTTTTGATGTCCAGCCTAAGGAGCTGTACAAAGTAAAGGATCGCCTTGAAAAAGATCTTGAGCATTTTCTTTCCTTAAAAGAGCAGATTGCGGAACTTACCGGAAATGTAAAAAAACTCAGAGATGACTATGAGGAAAAATGCCGTGAGCTCTCTGAATTAAGACTGGCTGCTGCTCAGAGAATGTCAAAAGAGGTTTCCTCAAAGATAAAAGATTTAGCCATGAAGGATGGTGTTTTCATTGTGAATGTTGTTCGCGATGAAGACTGTCGTCCAAGAGCAGGCGGCAGAGATGATGTAGAATTCCTGTTTTCTGCAAACTTGGGGGAGACTCCAAAGGAGCTTGGTGCAGTAGCATCAGGTGGTGAGCTCTCCCGTCTGGCTCTGGCGATTGAGGTTTTAACCTCTTCTGCAAACTCTACTCCTACACTTATATTTGACGAGGTGGATACCGGTATTTCCGGTCGCACAGCCTCGAGCGTAGGTTCTCTTCTGCGACAGCTTGGACAGAGTGTCCAGGTTATAACTGTTACACATCTTCCTCAGGTGGCTGCAAGTGCAAATCAGCAGTTTGTAGTCAACAAGGTGCAGGAGGATGCCAATGTCATTTCCAAGGTATGTAAGCTTGATACTGATGGTCGTATTGAGGAAATCTCAAGAATGATGGGGGGTAATGTTGTTACAGAAGCTACCCGTCAGTCAGCCCTGGCGTTATTGAAACAGAGCGGTAACTAA
- a CDS encoding NAD(+)/NADH kinase, with product MATENVQQKKIKSVVIISKVYKRPLSSAIKEIAQKFSSYGVKVYIDANTQVGFNLPDLECISRRDMRDVDLIIVVGGDGSVLGVARTLVDLKVPVLGVNRGHLGLLTDVSPSNLDENIKKIVNGEYTLEERTMIDVIVSRHSEDGVGEMVGHSLATNETVIHSGTIAHMMVLKVSIGDKYMYTIRGDGIIINTPTGSTAYSLSAGGSIIEPHLDLLSLVPMFPHSLNCSPIIIPGKSEIKIEFECPDDLPELIAINCDGQVTMRADTKCTVTIRQHQIPLTLMHPHGYDYYSLLRKKLGWGKSLV from the coding sequence GTGGCAACCGAAAACGTACAGCAAAAGAAAATCAAATCAGTTGTAATTATCTCAAAGGTATACAAAAGACCTCTATCTTCTGCGATTAAGGAAATCGCACAGAAGTTCTCCTCATATGGTGTAAAAGTCTATATTGATGCCAATACTCAGGTTGGTTTTAATCTTCCTGATCTTGAATGCATTTCAAGACGAGACATGCGTGATGTTGATTTGATTATTGTTGTCGGTGGTGATGGCTCGGTATTAGGTGTTGCCAGAACTCTTGTTGATCTGAAAGTTCCTGTTTTGGGGGTAAACAGAGGGCATTTGGGGTTACTTACAGATGTTAGTCCATCTAACCTTGACGAAAACATCAAGAAGATTGTAAATGGTGAATATACTCTTGAAGAGAGAACCATGATTGATGTTATCGTCTCTCGCCACTCCGAGGATGGCGTTGGGGAGATGGTTGGTCATTCTCTTGCAACCAATGAGACTGTAATTCACTCTGGTACTATTGCCCACATGATGGTTTTAAAGGTTTCCATTGGTGATAAATACATGTACACCATTAGAGGGGATGGTATTATTATCAATACTCCAACTGGTTCAACCGCTTATTCTCTTTCTGCCGGTGGTTCCATTATAGAGCCTCATCTTGATCTGCTGTCACTGGTTCCAATGTTCCCTCATTCTCTAAACTGCTCTCCAATCATTATTCCTGGTAAAAGCGAGATCAAAATTGAATTTGAATGTCCAGATGATCTTCCTGAACTTATTGCAATCAACTGCGACGGTCAGGTTACCATGAGAGCTGATACCAAGTGTACAGTAACAATCCGTCAGCATCAGATCCCTCTGACTCTTATGCACCCTCACGGCTATGATTACTACAGCCTTTTAAGAAAGAAACTGGGATGGGGCAAGAGCCTGGTATAA
- the rimP gene encoding ribosome maturation factor RimP, with the protein MAGTIEEKVTELVTPLVESMDVKVWGIRYRGGNDHAVLQVFIDSEEGVSADKCGEIMDVLSPALDAADLIAPKYTLEVSSPGLDRILFTLEQTRAYVGKTVKAELRMPTQGRHKLQGILENVSDDGMLKINDKVSGEIEVAFSNISTARVVPEFPQNNKKAPRSAS; encoded by the coding sequence ATGGCAGGAACCATTGAAGAAAAAGTTACTGAACTTGTAACACCACTGGTTGAATCCATGGATGTTAAAGTCTGGGGAATCAGATACCGAGGCGGAAACGATCATGCGGTTTTACAGGTGTTCATTGATTCAGAAGAAGGTGTAAGCGCAGATAAGTGTGGAGAAATCATGGATGTTTTATCTCCAGCCTTAGATGCTGCAGATTTGATTGCACCTAAGTATACACTTGAAGTTTCTTCACCTGGTCTTGACAGAATCCTGTTCACACTTGAACAAACCAGGGCATATGTTGGAAAGACAGTTAAAGCCGAGCTACGTATGCCAACTCAAGGTAGACATAAACTTCAGGGCATCTTAGAGAATGTTTCAGATGATGGCATGCTCAAGATTAACGATAAGGTTTCAGGCGAGATTGAGGTTGCATTCTCAAATATCTCTACAGCCAGAGTCGTTCCTGAATTCCCACAGAACAACAAGAAAGCTCCTAGAAGCGCATCATAA
- a CDS encoding SDR family NAD(P)-dependent oxidoreductase, which produces MSKSLLVIGGSSEIAHSFIKMAALKDYSITITCRNEETLSNTCSNFYKETGRIINGAVLDLTDLEKVSTFFDDREIPDVLFIAAGTLGDVKVCQYELKNQLEIINVNYTAVAALLASVTDKYKAKGDGHIVVISSVAGDRGYYSNYVYCSAKAAVSTYLSGLRAMLYPHGVNVLDIKCGLVETKLNAHRKKPKLITASPDYVGMQIFASMQKRHTVVYTPLIWYFIMGFVKMIPECIFKRIKI; this is translated from the coding sequence GTGTCTAAATCTCTATTGGTAATCGGTGGCAGTTCCGAAATTGCTCACTCTTTCATTAAGATGGCAGCCCTTAAGGACTACAGCATAACTATTACGTGCAGAAATGAAGAAACTCTTAGCAACACCTGCTCAAATTTCTATAAGGAAACAGGTCGTATCATCAATGGAGCTGTTCTTGATTTAACCGATCTTGAAAAAGTATCAACCTTCTTTGATGACAGGGAAATTCCTGATGTACTGTTTATAGCCGCTGGTACTTTGGGGGATGTTAAGGTCTGTCAGTATGAGCTTAAAAATCAGCTGGAGATTATTAACGTAAACTACACTGCAGTTGCTGCACTTCTGGCCTCAGTGACAGATAAATATAAGGCTAAAGGTGATGGTCATATCGTGGTGATAAGCTCTGTAGCCGGTGACAGGGGATATTATTCTAATTACGTATACTGCAGTGCAAAAGCGGCTGTAAGTACATATCTTTCTGGTCTTAGAGCAATGTTATATCCTCATGGAGTGAATGTACTGGATATTAAATGCGGACTGGTTGAGACCAAGCTTAATGCCCACAGAAAAAAGCCTAAGCTGATTACTGCATCTCCTGACTATGTCGGCATGCAGATCTTTGCTTCAATGCAGAAGCGTCATACTGTTGTCTATACTCCTCTGATCTGGTACTTCATCATGGGATTCGTGAAGATGATCCCTGAATGTATATTTAAGAGAATTAAAATTTAG
- the nusA gene encoding transcription termination factor NusA: MGKEIIAIAEALSNERAIPRDKIFEALEIALATATKKKYQVEILVRVSIDRKEGSYDTFRRWVVVDTDGPLEKPAQEISLQAAAIDHPGIKAGDIVEEQIESVAFDRITIQTAKQVLSQKVKDAEREQVVAEQRERVGKIVNATVKKQTHDIMVLDLGNNAEAVLRRDQIIPHETYGRGDRVKVLLQEIKSEANRGPQIICSRTSPEFLKELFRIEVPEIGEDVIEIMGVARDPGSRAKISVRSKDKRIDPRGACIGMRGARVTAVSNELSGEKIDVVLYDENLAQYVTNTMEPAEVSRIIINEEDHSICIAVEEQNLALAIGRNGQNVRLASQLLGWDLKVMTENELESNLQEEVGKIVKNFTETLNVDDEFARALADAGFTNLEEVAYVDPSELLEIDGMDEETASELQNVAREALESKENAENAEGIKQLSALEGIDEELAGKLVAHGIKTGEDLAEQATDDLTDIEGLDEKKAGEIIMAARNEFWFKDSAK; this comes from the coding sequence ATGGGTAAAGAGATTATTGCCATTGCAGAGGCGCTGTCAAATGAACGCGCTATTCCAAGAGATAAAATCTTTGAAGCTTTAGAGATTGCTTTAGCTACTGCAACAAAGAAAAAGTATCAGGTGGAAATTCTGGTTAGAGTTTCTATTGATAGAAAAGAAGGTTCTTATGATACCTTCCGCAGATGGGTTGTAGTTGATACCGACGGTCCTCTAGAGAAGCCTGCTCAGGAAATTTCTCTTCAGGCTGCTGCCATTGATCATCCTGGTATCAAGGCAGGTGACATTGTTGAGGAGCAGATTGAGTCTGTTGCTTTTGACCGTATTACTATCCAGACTGCAAAGCAGGTTCTATCTCAGAAAGTTAAAGATGCTGAAAGAGAGCAGGTTGTTGCTGAGCAGAGAGAAAGAGTTGGCAAGATTGTTAACGCAACTGTTAAGAAACAGACTCATGACATCATGGTTCTGGATCTTGGCAACAATGCTGAAGCTGTTTTGAGAAGAGATCAGATTATTCCTCATGAGACATATGGTAGAGGAGACCGTGTAAAGGTCCTTCTTCAGGAAATCAAGTCAGAGGCTAATCGCGGTCCACAGATTATCTGTTCAAGAACCTCTCCTGAGTTCTTAAAGGAACTGTTCAGAATTGAAGTTCCTGAGATTGGTGAGGATGTAATTGAGATTATGGGCGTTGCCCGTGATCCTGGTTCTCGTGCAAAGATTTCTGTTCGCTCAAAGGATAAGCGTATTGATCCAAGAGGCGCATGTATCGGCATGAGAGGTGCTCGTGTTACCGCTGTATCAAACGAGCTTTCTGGCGAAAAGATTGATGTTGTTTTATATGATGAGAATCTGGCACAGTATGTAACCAATACCATGGAGCCAGCTGAGGTTTCAAGAATCATCATCAACGAGGAAGACCACAGTATCTGTATTGCTGTTGAAGAGCAGAATCTGGCTCTGGCAATCGGTAGAAATGGTCAGAATGTAAGATTGGCTTCTCAGCTTCTAGGCTGGGATTTAAAGGTTATGACCGAGAACGAGCTTGAGTCAAATCTTCAGGAAGAAGTCGGCAAGATTGTAAAGAACTTCACCGAGACTCTGAATGTTGATGACGAGTTTGCAAGAGCTCTTGCAGACGCAGGCTTCACAAACCTGGAAGAAGTTGCCTATGTTGATCCATCAGAACTTCTTGAGATTGATGGAATGGACGAGGAAACAGCTTCAGAGTTACAGAATGTTGCAAGAGAAGCTTTGGAATCAAAAGAGAATGCTGAAAATGCCGAAGGCATCAAGCAGTTGTCTGCTCTAGAAGGAATTGATGAGGAGCTTGCCGGTAAGCTGGTAGCTCACGGTATCAAGACCGGTGAGGATCTAGCTGAACAGGCTACAGACGATTTAACTGACATAGAAGGACTGGACGAGAAGAAAGCTGGCGAGATTATTATGGCAGCTAGAAATGAGTTCTGGTTCAAAGATTCAGCAAAATAA
- the infB gene encoding translation initiation factor IF-2: MSEEKEQTGAAPKRMSLKKSSSSNAAMQGTKKVQVEVRKKKIIVDPKARKAQLEAEALEKKAAEEKAAKEEQERKAKEAAEKAAADKAAADKAAAEKAAADKAAAEKTEVKATPKTEIKVAPKAAVKPKSAPVPHKEKEEDKATAELRKAQEEQQKRKSEEEAKRLAEQARKLAEENEARWAAEEAARASDDDDDDSLTSQYVREAEARQEREAENRGRHRDRSGTDRRGSNKRFEEAEQQNNRRQKGGKAAKSVKGAAKLNQQQHGFNRPAAPVSRDVEIGETITVADLAAKMAVKATEVIKCLMKLGEMVTINQVLDQSTAQVVAEEMGHKVILRKENEIEEQLLRERGGSISEATMRAPVVTIMGHVDHGKTSLLDYIRKSKVAVGEAGGITQRIGAYHVETRNNGITFLDTPGHAAFTAMRARGAQCTDIVVLVVAADDGVMPQTLEAIQHAQAAKVPMIVAINKMDKPGADPQRVINELMQHSVIPESMGGETQFVEVSAKTGMGVDELLEAITLQAEVLELKAVHDGMAEGVTIESRLDKGRGPVATVLVRSGTLHKGDTILCGLQYGRVRAMRNEKGQELTEAGPSIPVEVFGLSGVPSAGDEVTAVSDEKKAREVALFRQGKFRELKIAKQKSAQLASMFKESNASELKVVLKADTQGSVEAISDALLKLGNEEVQVKIIGSGVGGITANDATLAAADSAVIIGFNVRADGPARQVIDTESVDLHYYSVIYDLIDDVKKAMSGLLKKEVRENFIGYAEVRDVFRHPKYGAIAGCMVVEGIVKRSAPIRVLRDNTVIFEGELDSLRRFKDDVSEVKQNTECGICVKNYQDVRVGDRIEVFEKVEVARTLD, translated from the coding sequence ATGAGTGAAGAAAAAGAACAGACAGGCGCAGCACCAAAACGCATGTCTTTAAAGAAGTCTTCTAGTTCCAATGCTGCTATGCAGGGAACTAAGAAAGTTCAGGTCGAAGTAAGAAAGAAAAAGATTATTGTTGATCCTAAGGCAAGAAAGGCTCAGCTAGAGGCTGAGGCTTTAGAAAAGAAAGCTGCCGAAGAGAAAGCTGCAAAAGAAGAGCAGGAGCGTAAGGCTAAAGAGGCCGCTGAAAAGGCTGCTGCTGACAAGGCTGCTGCTGACAAGGCTGCAGCAGAAAAGGCTGCTGCTGACAAGGCTGCAGCAGAAAAGACTGAAGTAAAAGCTACTCCAAAGACTGAGATTAAGGTAGCTCCTAAAGCTGCTGTTAAACCTAAGTCAGCTCCTGTTCCTCACAAAGAGAAGGAAGAGGATAAGGCTACTGCTGAGCTACGTAAGGCTCAGGAAGAGCAGCAGAAGCGTAAGTCTGAAGAAGAGGCTAAGCGTCTGGCTGAACAGGCTCGCAAGCTTGCTGAAGAAAATGAAGCTCGCTGGGCTGCAGAGGAAGCAGCACGTGCAAGTGATGATGACGATGATGATTCATTAACTTCACAGTATGTACGTGAGGCTGAGGCAAGACAGGAACGTGAAGCTGAGAACCGTGGCCGTCACAGAGACAGAAGCGGTACTGACAGACGCGGAAGCAATAAACGATTTGAAGAAGCTGAACAGCAGAATAACCGCAGACAGAAAGGCGGTAAGGCTGCTAAGAGCGTTAAGGGCGCTGCAAAGCTTAACCAGCAGCAGCACGGCTTTAACCGTCCTGCAGCACCTGTTTCAAGAGATGTTGAAATCGGCGAGACCATCACTGTTGCAGATTTGGCTGCAAAGATGGCAGTTAAGGCTACAGAAGTTATCAAGTGCCTGATGAAGTTGGGCGAAATGGTAACCATCAACCAGGTTTTAGACCAGTCAACCGCTCAGGTTGTTGCTGAAGAAATGGGCCATAAGGTAATTCTTCGTAAGGAGAATGAGATTGAAGAGCAGCTCCTAAGAGAGAGAGGCGGTTCTATTTCTGAGGCTACCATGAGAGCTCCTGTTGTAACCATTATGGGTCACGTTGATCACGGTAAGACCTCATTGCTTGACTACATTCGTAAGTCTAAGGTTGCAGTAGGTGAGGCCGGCGGTATTACCCAGCGTATCGGTGCTTATCATGTTGAAACCAGAAACAACGGTATTACCTTCCTTGATACCCCAGGTCACGCTGCATTTACCGCAATGCGTGCCCGTGGTGCTCAGTGTACCGATATTGTGGTTCTGGTTGTTGCTGCAGATGATGGTGTAATGCCTCAGACTCTTGAAGCTATCCAGCACGCTCAGGCCGCTAAGGTGCCTATGATTGTTGCTATCAACAAGATGGATAAGCCAGGTGCAGATCCTCAGCGTGTTATCAATGAGCTGATGCAGCATTCAGTTATCCCAGAGTCTATGGGTGGTGAAACCCAGTTCGTAGAAGTATCCGCAAAGACTGGTATGGGTGTGGATGAGCTGTTAGAGGCTATTACCCTTCAGGCTGAAGTTTTAGAGCTTAAGGCTGTTCATGACGGTATGGCTGAAGGTGTTACCATTGAGTCTCGTCTGGATAAGGGGCGTGGTCCTGTTGCCACAGTTCTGGTTCGTTCTGGTACTCTGCACAAGGGTGATACCATCCTGTGTGGTCTTCAGTACGGTAGAGTACGTGCAATGCGTAATGAAAAGGGACAGGAGCTGACTGAGGCTGGTCCTTCAATTCCTGTTGAGGTCTTCGGTCTGTCCGGAGTTCCTTCAGCTGGTGATGAGGTAACCGCTGTTTCTGACGAAAAGAAGGCTCGTGAAGTTGCTCTGTTCCGTCAGGGTAAGTTCCGTGAGCTTAAGATTGCTAAGCAGAAGAGTGCACAGCTTGCCTCTATGTTCAAGGAGAGCAATGCATCAGAGCTTAAGGTTGTTCTGAAAGCTGATACTCAGGGTTCTGTAGAAGCTATTTCTGATGCTCTGCTTAAACTTGGCAATGAAGAAGTTCAGGTTAAGATTATCGGTTCAGGTGTTGGTGGTATTACCGCTAACGATGCAACTCTTGCAGCTGCAGATAGTGCAGTTATCATCGGTTTCAATGTTCGTGCCGACGGTCCTGCAAGACAGGTAATTGATACTGAATCTGTTGATTTACATTACTACAGTGTTATTTACGACTTGATTGATGATGTTAAGAAGGCAATGTCTGGTCTGCTTAAGAAAGAAGTTCGTGAGAACTTTATCGGTTACGCAGAAGTTCGTGATGTCTTCCGTCATCCTAAGTACGGTGCAATTGCAGGATGTATGGTTGTTGAAGGTATTGTTAAGCGTTCAGCTCCAATCCGCGTATTACGTGATAATACTGTTATCTTCGAAGGTGAGCTTGACTCATTACGTCGCTTTAAGGATGACGTATCAGAGGTTAAGCAGAACACCGAGTGCGGTATCTGTGTTAAGAACTATCAGGATGTTCGTGTAGGCGATCGTATCGAGGTATTCGAGAAGGTTGAAGTTGCACGTACCCTTGATTAA
- the rbfA gene encoding 30S ribosome-binding factor RbfA — MPAKKSYGRNERVAAAVRRELADVLQNELKDPRVKNATITEVDVSPDLRNARVYISFLTDDEEEIKSAMTGLKSAKGFLRSQLAARLNLRYMPQLDLRYDSLVTESMKIDALIRKGLHKE; from the coding sequence ATGCCAGCAAAGAAAAGTTACGGAAGAAATGAAAGAGTTGCTGCTGCAGTAAGACGCGAGTTAGCAGATGTACTGCAGAATGAACTCAAAGATCCGCGTGTGAAGAATGCCACTATTACAGAGGTGGATGTTTCACCGGATCTTAGAAATGCTCGTGTATATATTTCTTTCCTCACTGATGATGAGGAAGAAATCAAGTCTGCAATGACTGGTCTTAAGAGTGCCAAGGGATTCCTTCGCTCACAGCTTGCAGCAAGATTGAATCTAAGATATATGCCTCAGCTTGATTTGAGATATGACTCTCTGGTCACTGAATCAATGAAAATTGATGCTCTGATTAGAAAAGGTCTGCATAAAGAGTAG